Proteins encoded in a region of the uncultured Paludibaculum sp. genome:
- a CDS encoding serine hydrolase domain-containing protein — MRLLALFTIACALPFHAQTSAFVDLDNLVSRAMKESGTPGAGIAIISHGKVVYEKGFGVTDVETQTRVQPETLFRIGSTTKMFTAAAVLTMVEEGRADLDRPIATYVQGLQSAIGALTLRQLLSHTAGLGDRGSRYGRHDDVALAEGIRALTPEILELEPGAVYSYSSLGYWIAGLVLESVTGKPFADAVADRVLRPLGMNRSTFRPLEAMTYPFAQQHEVSSKEAPRVLRPFADDAATWPGGSLFSSTSELTRFVLAFLQKGKLDGKQVLPAGVIQAMSQPHSAIPGGGDQYTYGLVASKDRGVFTLSHGGARVGYGSLIVMAPDQQSAVIIVTNRSGSTLPAVAQRAMGMVVPFGPAEPEPPVPSVIPEETLKTYIGTYAGGSWRITITQESGHLVVGFEGKRYPAKPANSGRFTTDGPLSDFIFVPGPDGSIRYLHVELRTLRKIE, encoded by the coding sequence ATGCGCCTGCTCGCACTCTTTACCATTGCGTGTGCGCTCCCCTTTCACGCGCAAACCAGCGCCTTCGTTGACCTCGACAATCTCGTGAGCCGGGCCATGAAGGAGTCCGGTACGCCCGGCGCAGGCATCGCTATCATCAGCCATGGGAAGGTGGTCTACGAAAAGGGCTTCGGCGTGACTGACGTGGAAACACAGACGCGCGTCCAACCGGAGACGCTCTTCCGCATCGGCTCGACTACCAAGATGTTTACCGCCGCGGCCGTTCTGACCATGGTGGAAGAGGGCCGCGCCGACCTCGACAGACCCATCGCGACGTATGTACAGGGCCTGCAGTCCGCCATCGGCGCGCTGACACTGCGCCAGTTGCTCTCCCATACGGCCGGTCTGGGCGACCGCGGATCGCGCTACGGCCGCCACGACGATGTGGCCCTGGCCGAAGGCATCCGCGCACTGACGCCGGAGATCCTCGAACTGGAGCCAGGCGCTGTGTACTCATATTCCAGCCTTGGGTATTGGATCGCCGGGCTCGTCCTGGAATCGGTCACGGGCAAGCCCTTCGCCGACGCTGTCGCCGATCGCGTTCTCCGCCCGCTGGGTATGAACCGCTCCACGTTCCGCCCCCTCGAGGCCATGACCTATCCTTTCGCCCAGCAGCACGAGGTCAGTTCGAAAGAGGCCCCGCGCGTTCTGCGTCCCTTCGCCGACGATGCCGCCACCTGGCCCGGCGGCAGTCTCTTTTCCAGCACCAGCGAACTGACCCGCTTCGTCCTGGCTTTCCTGCAAAAAGGAAAACTGGACGGCAAGCAGGTCCTGCCCGCAGGCGTGATCCAAGCCATGTCTCAGCCGCACTCCGCCATCCCCGGCGGCGGCGACCAGTACACCTACGGACTGGTGGCGTCGAAGGATCGCGGAGTCTTCACGCTCTCGCATGGCGGGGCCCGCGTCGGCTACGGCTCCCTCATCGTCATGGCGCCCGATCAGCAATCCGCCGTCATCATTGTGACCAACCGCAGCGGCTCCACGTTGCCCGCGGTGGCCCAGCGGGCCATGGGGATGGTCGTTCCTTTCGGCCCTGCGGAGCCCGAGCCACCCGTCCCTTCTGTCATCCCCGAGGAAACGCTGAAGACCTACATCGGCACCTACGCCGGAGGCTCGTGGCGCATCACTATTACACAGGAATCCGGCCATCTCGTCGTCGGATTCGAAGGCAAGCGGTACCCCGCCAAGCCGGCCAACAGCGGCCGTTTCACCACGGACGGCCCGCTCAGCGACTTCATCTTCGTGCCGGGTCCCGACGGCTCCATCCGCTATCTCCACGTCGAATTGCGCACCCTCCGCAAGATCGAATAG
- a CDS encoding ABC transporter permease — protein sequence MNGIRYSLRALARTPVVSLVVVLSLALGIGANTAIFSLLHQILLRALPVDRPQELVVLTSPGDFKGGRNSTNNSGGMNYIFSYPMFRGFERNHSGLKDIAGYRLLGANIAFQGKTLDGGVEVVSGGFFPTLNVQPLMGRMISYDDDKGAGQPVAVLSFGYWQDRLGSRPDVLNQPMRVNGQVFTIVGVAPKGFTGVTLGDEPDVFVPLVFKPAMTPGWDGRDKWTDFWIYSFARLAPGTSREQAQSALNGTFTALIEEQLKADPGRNENFRKRYRDARMKLEPGALGQSETREFMKTPLLVLIVCTALVLLIAAANAANLLLARAAQRNRELSIRSALGAGKMQIMGQLLTEAMLLSVAGGVVGIILGSWVLDALISGINDPETNSYSITAHLDPKVLLFSVVAALLTGVLFGLYPAWAAARNSVSGVLKEDSNNTSASRGGVRVRKGLVAAQVAISLLLLIPMGLFLKSLVNLMHENLGIKTENVVTFRLSPDLNGYKPDRARQLFERVEQEVAAIPGVVNVTASMVPLISGSNWGNNITVEGFGKEVDDNTHSMYNAVGPGFFGKMGVALVSGREFTDSDTLAGPQVAIVNETWARHFFKDASPIGRRFKLGSGGKDPLNIEIVGVVKDSKYSGVRQKVPRIYYIPYRQDKEPGSLSFYVRSPLPTDQVASQIRRVISGLDPDLPIESLRTLDDQVQRNIRSDKLVMQLASAFAILATLLAMLGLYGVMAFNVARRTREIGIRMALGAGSSRIRSLVLHEVTIVLTIGTVFGVPCALGLARFAESQLFGVKANDPVVVLLAILALAIAAMAAGYLPARRATRINPVEALRYE from the coding sequence ATGAACGGCATTCGCTACTCCCTCCGTGCATTGGCCAGGACCCCGGTGGTCAGCCTGGTCGTTGTCCTTTCCCTTGCTTTGGGCATCGGCGCCAACACAGCGATCTTTTCGCTGCTGCACCAGATCCTGCTCCGTGCATTGCCCGTGGACCGGCCGCAGGAGCTCGTCGTCCTCACCTCTCCCGGCGATTTCAAGGGCGGCCGCAACTCCACCAACAACTCGGGCGGCATGAACTACATCTTCAGCTACCCGATGTTCCGCGGCTTCGAACGCAACCATAGCGGCTTGAAGGACATCGCCGGCTACCGTCTTCTGGGCGCCAACATCGCCTTCCAGGGCAAGACCCTCGACGGCGGCGTCGAAGTGGTCTCCGGCGGCTTCTTCCCCACGCTGAACGTCCAGCCGCTCATGGGCCGCATGATCTCCTACGACGACGACAAGGGCGCTGGCCAGCCTGTCGCTGTCCTCAGCTTCGGCTACTGGCAGGACCGCCTCGGCTCCCGGCCGGACGTCCTCAATCAGCCTATGCGCGTCAATGGCCAAGTCTTCACAATCGTCGGCGTCGCACCCAAGGGCTTCACGGGTGTGACCCTCGGCGACGAACCCGATGTCTTCGTCCCCCTCGTCTTCAAGCCCGCCATGACCCCCGGATGGGACGGCCGCGACAAATGGACCGACTTCTGGATCTACTCCTTTGCCCGCCTCGCGCCCGGCACCTCCCGCGAACAGGCCCAGAGTGCACTCAATGGCACCTTCACGGCCCTGATAGAGGAGCAACTCAAGGCGGATCCGGGCCGCAACGAGAACTTCCGGAAGCGGTATCGCGATGCCCGCATGAAACTGGAGCCCGGCGCCCTGGGTCAGAGCGAAACGCGCGAGTTCATGAAGACCCCGCTCCTCGTGCTCATCGTGTGCACGGCGCTGGTCCTGCTCATCGCCGCCGCCAATGCTGCCAACCTCCTGTTGGCCCGTGCAGCCCAGCGCAATCGCGAGCTTTCCATCCGGTCAGCCCTCGGTGCCGGAAAAATGCAGATCATGGGCCAACTCCTCACCGAAGCCATGCTGCTCTCCGTCGCTGGCGGCGTCGTCGGCATCATCCTTGGCAGTTGGGTGCTCGATGCTCTCATCAGCGGCATCAACGACCCGGAGACGAATTCGTATTCCATCACCGCTCACCTCGACCCGAAAGTCCTCCTTTTCTCCGTGGTCGCCGCCCTCCTCACCGGCGTCCTCTTCGGCCTCTATCCTGCCTGGGCGGCGGCTCGCAATTCCGTCTCAGGCGTTCTCAAGGAGGATTCCAACAACACCTCCGCCAGCCGCGGCGGCGTCCGCGTGCGCAAAGGCCTGGTGGCGGCGCAGGTCGCAATCTCCCTGCTCCTGCTCATCCCCATGGGCCTGTTCCTGAAGAGCCTGGTGAATCTGATGCACGAGAACCTGGGCATCAAGACGGAAAACGTCGTCACCTTCCGCCTGTCGCCCGACCTCAACGGCTACAAGCCCGATCGCGCTCGGCAGCTCTTTGAGCGCGTGGAGCAGGAAGTTGCCGCCATCCCCGGCGTCGTCAACGTGACCGCCTCCATGGTCCCCCTCATCTCAGGCAGCAACTGGGGTAACAACATCACCGTCGAAGGGTTTGGCAAGGAAGTGGACGACAATACCCACTCCATGTACAACGCCGTCGGCCCCGGCTTCTTCGGCAAAATGGGTGTGGCCCTGGTGAGCGGCCGGGAATTCACCGACAGCGATACCTTGGCCGGTCCCCAGGTGGCCATCGTCAACGAGACCTGGGCGCGCCACTTCTTCAAGGACGCCAGCCCCATCGGTCGCCGCTTCAAGCTGGGCAGCGGAGGCAAGGATCCCCTCAACATCGAAATCGTCGGCGTCGTGAAAGACTCGAAGTACTCCGGTGTCCGCCAGAAGGTGCCGCGCATCTACTACATCCCCTACCGGCAGGATAAGGAGCCCGGTAGCCTCTCCTTCTACGTCCGCTCGCCCTTGCCCACCGATCAGGTCGCCAGCCAGATCCGCCGCGTCATCTCGGGTCTGGATCCCGATCTCCCCATCGAGAGCCTGCGCACGCTCGACGACCAGGTGCAGCGCAACATCCGCTCCGACAAGCTCGTCATGCAGCTCGCCTCGGCCTTCGCCATCCTGGCCACGCTGCTCGCGATGCTCGGGCTCTACGGTGTCATGGCGTTCAATGTCGCCCGCCGCACACGCGAAATCGGCATCCGCATGGCGCTCGGCGCCGGCTCCAGCCGCATCCGCTCCCTGGTCCTGCACGAAGTCACCATCGTGCTCACCATCGGTACGGTCTTCGGAGTGCCCTGCGCCCTCGGACTGGCCCGCTTCGCCGAAAGCCAGTTGTTCGGCGTGAAGGCAAACGACCCCGTCGTCGTCCTGCTGGCCATCCTGGCCCTGGCAATTGCCGCCATGGCCGCAGGCTACCTGCCGGCCCGCCGCGCCACCCGCATCAATCCTGTCGAAGCTCTGCGTTACGAATAG
- a CDS encoding tRNA-binding protein — translation MTPAPIKPLIAMSVLDQVDVRVGTILAVEEVPGSDKLMQLRVSFGDHERTIVAGIRHERETPKEMEGRQALFVVNLEPRRMRGVVSEGMLFDIGFGDGLRPVLAMPEAPVPDGTRAS, via the coding sequence ATGACGCCCGCTCCTATCAAACCTTTGATCGCAATGTCCGTGCTGGACCAGGTCGACGTCCGTGTTGGGACGATTCTTGCTGTGGAGGAGGTGCCGGGCTCGGACAAACTCATGCAGTTGCGTGTCTCCTTTGGCGACCACGAAAGGACGATTGTCGCCGGCATCCGCCATGAACGGGAGACGCCCAAGGAGATGGAGGGGCGGCAGGCGCTGTTTGTCGTCAATCTGGAACCGCGCCGCATGCGTGGGGTTGTGAGCGAGGGGATGCTATTCGACATCGGATTCGGCGATGGGCTGCGGCCGGTGCTGGCGATGCCCGAAGCTCCAGTGCCCGATGGGACGAGGGCTTCCTAA
- a CDS encoding CotH kinase family protein, protein MHSIILVAALFLLGLPSLSADQAASFFDASQVREIRIYFDDPNWYNTLYQAHASNSEDPYFPARFQYGDTVLSSIGVRFKGNASFRRSSSVKKSFKLDFNEYDSEAKFLGLKKLNLNNGDLQPDFLREKLFLDFTAKYIPAMRAVHTRVYVNDEYWGLYIAVEEPDKTMMQSRFGDSEDGNLFEAGESNATLAYLGTDSARYSQLYELKTNEAANDYSDLIEFLDILNNTDAAELPAKLEPICDVQNMLYGIALNILFVNLDSYAGSASEFMLYHRQDTGQFIHIHWDLNESFGTTGDGSPRISNPPTLAPFWLPTSSSGPGGGGPGGGMSSSNNSRPLMSKLWADDTYKRTYLRQLARMLREGFDTSSMQTRIQELADLIRADVYTDPNKFYSNTDFETALASSVSTGQTTVLGLTDFVTRRVVYLRPVLDTYARPADLRLNEVMTVNTSAIKDETGAYKPWIEIHNLGPGTVDLANLYLTDSPANPTKWALPAGKLADGQHLILWLDGASSLGSTHAPFTLQTGGGTLYLYYTTDISSASTIIDSVDYPEMTAGQSYIRIGDSGLHWELTNQPTPGADNPATGSTEPATGSMLLYINEIMADNKTVLANTDHDGAFDDWFEIYNPGDTEVSLSGLYLTDNLANPTKYKIPEGVTIPAGGYLIFWADDQAALGALHAAFKLSADGEELGIFAADGVTAIDTASFGKQTSDISYGRLPSDLPVWATLSSPTPGMANATVAP, encoded by the coding sequence ATGCATTCGATCATTCTCGTAGCGGCGCTATTCCTCCTGGGTCTGCCGTCTCTGTCCGCTGACCAGGCCGCTTCCTTTTTCGACGCCAGCCAAGTCCGTGAGATCCGTATCTACTTTGACGACCCCAACTGGTACAACACGCTCTACCAGGCCCACGCGAGCAATTCCGAAGACCCGTACTTCCCCGCCCGCTTCCAGTACGGTGATACCGTCCTGTCCAGCATTGGCGTGCGCTTCAAGGGCAACGCATCCTTCCGCCGTTCATCCAGCGTCAAAAAGTCGTTCAAGCTCGACTTCAACGAATACGACTCCGAGGCAAAGTTCCTCGGCCTGAAGAAGCTGAATCTCAACAATGGAGATCTGCAACCCGACTTCCTGCGCGAGAAGCTCTTCCTCGATTTCACCGCCAAATATATCCCGGCGATGCGAGCCGTGCACACTCGCGTCTATGTCAATGACGAGTACTGGGGTCTTTACATCGCCGTCGAAGAGCCCGACAAGACCATGATGCAGAGCCGCTTCGGCGACAGCGAGGACGGCAATCTCTTTGAGGCCGGCGAATCCAACGCCACGTTGGCCTATCTCGGGACCGATTCCGCTCGCTACTCCCAGCTCTACGAGCTCAAAACCAATGAGGCCGCCAACGACTACTCGGACCTCATCGAGTTCCTCGACATCCTCAACAACACGGATGCGGCCGAACTGCCCGCCAAGCTTGAACCGATCTGCGATGTCCAGAACATGCTCTACGGCATCGCCCTCAACATTCTGTTCGTCAATCTCGATTCCTACGCCGGCTCCGCGTCGGAGTTCATGCTGTACCACCGTCAGGACACAGGCCAGTTCATTCACATCCACTGGGACCTGAACGAGTCGTTCGGCACGACCGGTGACGGTTCGCCGCGTATCTCGAATCCGCCTACACTCGCCCCCTTCTGGTTGCCCACCTCATCATCCGGCCCCGGCGGGGGCGGGCCGGGCGGTGGCATGTCATCCAGCAACAACAGCCGGCCGCTGATGTCAAAGCTCTGGGCTGACGACACCTATAAGCGGACCTACCTGCGCCAACTGGCGCGCATGCTGCGCGAGGGCTTCGACACATCCTCAATGCAGACACGCATCCAGGAACTCGCGGACCTCATCCGCGCGGATGTCTACACCGACCCGAACAAGTTCTACTCAAATACCGACTTTGAGACCGCCCTCGCCAGTTCCGTCAGCACGGGCCAGACCACTGTGCTGGGCCTCACTGACTTCGTCACCCGCCGGGTGGTCTACCTGCGCCCCGTGCTCGACACCTATGCCCGGCCGGCCGATCTGCGCCTCAACGAGGTGATGACCGTCAATACATCCGCCATCAAGGACGAGACCGGCGCCTACAAGCCGTGGATCGAAATCCACAACCTCGGGCCCGGTACCGTGGACCTGGCCAACCTCTACCTCACCGACTCACCCGCAAACCCCACCAAGTGGGCTCTACCGGCTGGAAAGCTGGCTGACGGCCAGCATCTGATTCTCTGGCTTGACGGGGCATCGTCGTTGGGCAGCACCCACGCGCCCTTCACGCTGCAAACAGGGGGCGGAACGCTCTACCTGTACTACACCACCGACATTTCGTCAGCCAGCACGATCATCGATTCCGTCGACTATCCCGAGATGACCGCCGGACAATCGTATATCCGCATCGGCGACTCCGGCCTTCATTGGGAACTGACTAATCAGCCAACACCGGGCGCTGATAACCCCGCCACCGGCAGCACGGAACCAGCCACGGGCTCAATGCTCCTCTACATCAACGAAATCATGGCCGACAACAAGACGGTGCTCGCCAACACCGATCACGACGGCGCGTTTGACGACTGGTTCGAAATCTACAACCCCGGTGACACGGAGGTTTCGCTCAGCGGCCTCTATCTCACCGACAATCTGGCCAATCCCACGAAATACAAGATCCCCGAGGGCGTCACCATTCCGGCAGGCGGCTACCTGATCTTCTGGGCTGACGATCAGGCCGCTCTCGGGGCCCTACATGCCGCCTTCAAACTCAGCGCCGACGGCGAAGAACTGGGCATCTTCGCCGCCGACGGGGTGACGGCCATCGACACCGCCAGCTTCGGGAAACAGACCTCTGACATCTCCTACGGCCGCCTTCCGTCCGACTTGCCGGTGTGGGCAACCCTGTCCTCCCCAACTCCAGGCATGGCGAACGCAACGGTGGCCCCGTAG
- a CDS encoding DUF3857 domain-containing protein: MRIPTFLYLVSPLLLAGTIWAQERAAFSRTPQELQQAFAGVEHGDDPVTVLLEEVRFDFDAQGRHTERRHVIFKVWKKEAAEGWGMLERSWAPWLEQKPELRARVIAPDGEVHELDSKTIAESPVDSSNDGTLSDRRVVRAPLPALGEGSVVEQEVVVRETALQLDAGTVRYFYFGNYVPVLRTRVEIAAPESLPLRYKLRLLPEVQPRDQRKSGIRTIVLEQGPMKKLEDAPPLLPPDEPRSPHVVFSTAPDWNRVASGYGALVDGQLKGFDATSFLPRFRSGLTREEKILAIVDKLNLEIRYTGIEFSEASVVPRKPSEVLERKYGDCKDKSTLAVAMLRAAGIPAHVALLYSSTGSDIEPDLPGMGVFNHAIVYVPGSPEFWLDPTDQDLRLDVVSAPNQGRYALIAAAGTKDLMRTPELTAEHNRIVETREFHLAEIGRAKVSEISETYGVFDREYRGAFGSLDSQKLRVTLKSYLDYTYGEAKFLRAGTGRQDDLTTPFRLTVELEDTQRGTSDRAEAAVGIFTSQIFNRLPQELREAVKKEEKEGEKPKPPRTQDFYLAQPFTNEWHYRIHMPPGFRVRQMPAAQKEQLGPASFRSAFRLDGDVLLGEFSFVAPKRRLTAAEGAALRDAAVEFSKRPVMLVFFDQIGEVALAAGRVREALQAFSDLRKLHPKEALHATQTARALLAAGGGSSARAEARQAVAMEPKSAEGFIQLAEILKNDMVGRPMAKGLDAAGAVEAYRKALEIKPSDDKTRANLAILLEHNADGVRYGPGARLVEARAEYEKMLDKLAGLGVPQNYPVLLFRMGKSLELRDYLKKQPDSEVNQALRICADAMLEGSQVAIRTAGELAGAGAKVQRLTTAGQSLIIAREYGLAADLLEAGAAGSANPAGVTGLVLTLRNTRKFNDEMLSIQKPADAIRVFLSRLLHLDQHREDWAEPVSPLLQSGQTEDTIKGFQRGVGAALSKLTTSGVGLEVGYDLLQSSAQFVEEGSDELGWVVRATFPGSNAGTTNQQTWFIAKEPAGYRILGLDGSYEGVGLHVLKLIAAGRLDQAKVWLDRVRQQLRAGDGDDPLGGAMFARVWQARLPAESGPMKVAAALLLTSQKTTAPVAIPILEEARSGASAAHTPAILAGLEEAYFMTEQYRKSLPIATSLATDLPQSPEALAIAIRATYAAEGRTAGAALLTERVKVFHDDVMALRSAARIAMLFGDTGSAISVERRIVDSGRGTSNDYNALAWLDLMAGQVTQATLDTANKGVMIGGAEATGLIHTTAAIAAELGKETEARGAILQRIKLLGSEEPDDDDWYVFGRIAEQYGLAADAAAYYRKLSKPGNDLMVPSSSYGLAQRRLKTMEARKK, encoded by the coding sequence ATGCGCATCCCTACCTTTTTGTACTTAGTTAGCCCACTTCTACTTGCAGGTACTATCTGGGCGCAGGAGCGCGCCGCGTTCTCCCGGACACCGCAGGAACTCCAGCAGGCATTTGCCGGAGTCGAGCACGGCGATGATCCGGTGACGGTGTTGCTGGAAGAGGTCCGCTTTGACTTCGACGCGCAGGGGCGCCATACGGAGCGCCGCCACGTGATCTTCAAGGTCTGGAAGAAGGAGGCGGCGGAGGGATGGGGCATGCTGGAGCGCTCGTGGGCGCCCTGGCTGGAGCAGAAGCCGGAACTGCGGGCGCGGGTGATCGCGCCGGATGGCGAGGTGCATGAGCTGGACTCGAAGACGATTGCCGAGTCGCCGGTCGATTCGAGCAATGACGGCACGCTGTCTGACCGGCGGGTGGTCCGGGCTCCTCTACCCGCGCTGGGCGAAGGATCGGTGGTGGAGCAGGAAGTGGTGGTGCGGGAAACCGCGCTGCAACTGGATGCGGGTACGGTGCGCTATTTCTATTTCGGCAACTATGTGCCGGTGCTCCGGACACGGGTGGAGATCGCGGCGCCGGAGTCGCTCCCACTGCGTTACAAGCTGCGTCTGTTACCCGAGGTGCAGCCGCGCGACCAGCGGAAGAGCGGAATCCGGACTATCGTTCTGGAGCAGGGACCGATGAAGAAGCTGGAGGATGCGCCGCCGCTGCTGCCGCCGGACGAGCCACGTTCTCCGCACGTGGTGTTCTCGACGGCGCCGGACTGGAACCGTGTGGCATCGGGCTACGGCGCGCTAGTGGACGGCCAGTTGAAAGGCTTCGACGCGACCTCGTTCCTGCCCAGGTTCCGGAGTGGCCTGACGCGCGAGGAGAAGATCCTGGCCATCGTCGATAAGCTCAACCTGGAGATCCGCTACACGGGCATTGAGTTCTCCGAGGCGTCGGTGGTACCGCGCAAGCCCTCTGAGGTTTTGGAGCGGAAGTACGGCGACTGCAAAGACAAATCGACGCTGGCCGTGGCAATGCTCCGCGCGGCCGGCATCCCGGCCCACGTGGCGCTGCTCTATTCGTCGACGGGCTCAGACATCGAACCGGATCTGCCCGGTATGGGCGTTTTTAATCACGCAATTGTCTATGTGCCTGGGTCGCCCGAGTTCTGGCTGGACCCGACGGACCAAGACTTACGGCTGGACGTGGTGTCCGCGCCGAATCAGGGGCGCTACGCACTGATCGCCGCTGCCGGGACGAAGGACCTGATGCGTACCCCGGAACTGACCGCCGAGCACAATCGCATTGTGGAGACACGCGAGTTTCACCTGGCCGAGATTGGACGGGCGAAGGTTAGCGAAATCAGCGAGACCTATGGTGTGTTCGACCGCGAGTACCGCGGCGCGTTTGGGAGCCTGGATAGCCAGAAGCTGCGGGTTACGCTGAAGAGCTACTTGGACTACACCTACGGCGAAGCGAAGTTCCTCCGGGCCGGGACAGGCCGGCAGGACGACCTGACCACACCGTTCCGTCTCACCGTGGAACTCGAGGATACGCAGCGCGGGACGTCGGACCGAGCCGAGGCGGCCGTGGGCATCTTCACGTCGCAGATCTTCAATCGCCTTCCGCAGGAACTGCGGGAAGCGGTGAAGAAGGAAGAGAAGGAAGGCGAGAAGCCGAAGCCGCCGCGAACGCAGGACTTCTATCTGGCACAACCGTTCACCAACGAATGGCACTATCGCATCCACATGCCTCCTGGTTTCCGGGTGCGGCAGATGCCTGCGGCCCAGAAGGAGCAACTTGGGCCGGCGTCGTTCCGTTCCGCGTTCCGGCTGGATGGCGACGTTCTGTTGGGGGAGTTTAGCTTTGTTGCGCCCAAACGGCGTTTGACCGCGGCCGAGGGCGCGGCGCTACGTGATGCGGCCGTGGAGTTCTCGAAGCGCCCGGTGATGCTCGTCTTCTTCGACCAGATTGGCGAGGTGGCCCTGGCGGCGGGCCGAGTGCGCGAGGCGCTGCAGGCGTTCAGCGACCTGCGAAAGCTGCATCCCAAAGAGGCGCTGCACGCGACGCAGACTGCGCGGGCGCTGCTGGCGGCCGGTGGCGGATCGTCAGCGCGGGCCGAGGCGCGGCAGGCCGTCGCCATGGAGCCGAAATCGGCGGAGGGCTTCATCCAGTTGGCGGAGATTCTAAAGAACGACATGGTGGGCCGGCCGATGGCCAAGGGGCTGGACGCTGCCGGCGCGGTGGAGGCGTACCGCAAGGCGCTGGAGATCAAGCCGTCCGACGACAAGACGCGGGCGAATCTGGCGATTCTGCTGGAACATAACGCGGACGGGGTTCGTTACGGCCCAGGGGCCAGGTTGGTGGAGGCGCGGGCGGAGTATGAGAAGATGCTCGACAAACTGGCGGGCCTCGGCGTTCCCCAGAACTATCCGGTGCTGCTTTTCCGCATGGGCAAGTCTCTGGAGCTGCGCGATTACCTGAAGAAGCAACCGGATTCGGAAGTCAACCAGGCCCTGCGCATCTGCGCCGATGCGATGCTGGAGGGCTCTCAAGTGGCCATCCGGACGGCCGGTGAATTGGCAGGGGCCGGCGCGAAGGTGCAACGCCTGACGACGGCGGGCCAGTCGCTGATCATCGCGCGGGAGTATGGGCTGGCGGCGGATCTCCTGGAGGCGGGGGCGGCCGGTTCAGCCAATCCGGCCGGCGTCACCGGGCTGGTGCTGACACTGCGGAACACCAGGAAGTTCAACGACGAGATGCTGTCCATCCAGAAGCCCGCCGACGCCATTCGCGTCTTTTTGTCGCGGCTGCTGCACCTGGATCAGCATAGGGAGGATTGGGCGGAGCCGGTGAGCCCCCTGTTGCAATCGGGCCAGACGGAGGACACCATCAAAGGATTCCAGCGCGGTGTGGGGGCGGCTCTCAGCAAGCTGACGACTTCCGGGGTGGGGTTGGAGGTGGGTTACGATCTTCTGCAGTCTTCAGCCCAGTTCGTCGAAGAGGGTAGCGATGAGCTCGGCTGGGTGGTGCGCGCTACCTTCCCGGGCTCCAACGCGGGAACCACCAATCAGCAGACCTGGTTCATCGCGAAGGAGCCGGCGGGCTACCGCATTTTGGGCCTGGATGGCAGTTACGAGGGGGTCGGTCTGCACGTGTTGAAGCTGATCGCCGCCGGGCGTCTGGACCAGGCAAAGGTTTGGCTGGACCGCGTCCGGCAACAGCTACGGGCCGGAGACGGCGACGATCCCCTGGGTGGGGCGATGTTCGCGCGGGTGTGGCAGGCGCGCCTACCGGCGGAGTCCGGTCCGATGAAAGTGGCAGCGGCGCTGCTACTGACCAGCCAGAAAACCACCGCGCCCGTGGCGATCCCGATTCTTGAGGAGGCGCGTAGTGGAGCCTCCGCCGCTCACACCCCTGCGATTCTCGCCGGCCTGGAGGAAGCTTACTTTATGACGGAGCAGTATCGGAAGTCGCTGCCCATCGCCACCAGCCTGGCGACCGATCTGCCGCAGTCGCCGGAGGCGCTGGCGATTGCCATCCGGGCGACCTATGCAGCGGAGGGTCGGACCGCGGGCGCGGCCTTGCTGACCGAACGGGTGAAGGTCTTCCATGACGATGTCATGGCGCTACGTAGTGCCGCGCGGATAGCGATGCTCTTTGGCGACACTGGGTCGGCCATTTCGGTGGAACGCCGTATCGTCGATTCGGGCCGCGGCACCTCCAACGACTACAACGCTCTGGCTTGGCTGGACCTGATGGCCGGGCAGGTGACCCAGGCGACACTCGATACGGCGAACAAGGGCGTCATGATTGGCGGCGCGGAAGCGACTGGCCTTATCCACACAACAGCGGCCATAGCGGCTGAACTCGGCAAGGAGACCGAAGCGCGCGGCGCAATCCTCCAACGCATCAAACTGCTGGGCTCGGAGGAACCGGACGACGACGACTGGTATGTCTTTGGCCGCATCGCCGAACAATACGGCCTGGCTGCAGATGCCGCAGCCTACTATCGGAAGCTCTCCAAGCCGGGCAACGACCTGATGGTTCCGTCCAGTAGCTATGGCCTTGCCCAGCGGCGCCTCAAGACAATGGAGGCTCGAAAGAAGTAG